The Heliangelus exortis chromosome Z, bHelExo1.hap1, whole genome shotgun sequence genomic sequence TTCAGTCACTTGTCAGAGCAGGTAATTTGTGCTCAGTAGGTATTCTGAAACAAATGAAGATCAGTAGTGGTAATTAGAAAAGTTTGTTCCGTGAGTTTAAGGCTGCTTGTGGTTAGAACTTCACATTACCAGTGCTCTTAATTTTCTCTATGTTTTAGAAGTTTGTAATAATGGAAATGTTCATGTTCGTGCATTTCTGTAACAACTGGATCTGTCGAGTAGATCTGCATGAACAATTAATTTAGCTGTTGTAAAGTCACAGTTCCCCTCTCGGTTAGTGGGAAGAGAGAAGTAGGCCATAAACTTTTCTGTGCCTAATCGATTTTTATCTGCAATGTGTGTGTGCCAAAAGTTTCACACGACCAAAACTACTTAATTGAATGGTGGTAATAATTTTGCAGGGAAGAAAACCCAACATCCCATTGTATTAAGGGCTTCAGTTCTTGAGCTGTCTGTTTGCTGGCAGTGTGGGTGATGAGGGGAGTGAAGAGGTATTTTGTTCTGCTTGGATTAGATTAGCAATCATTTGTTTTACAGACGAGTGTGACTCTTGGGATCAGACATCAGTTTCAAGTAAAACACAGACTATTCAGAACACAGGTTGCTGATGCTGAAAGTGGACTTCCCAGATAAGAGGCAAATGTAAACTGAGAAAATCTGAGTGCATGGACCAttgacaaataatttttttttagtgaaacaAGTACATTTCACACTAATACCTGTGAGCACTTAgtgcaaacaaacaagcagatCAAATTGATGtatatgtttttgtttttcagacacCATCAGCTGTTCAGAAGATCAAACAGCTTCTTAAAGATAAACCTGAGCATGTAAGTAAACAGGGCTGAAAGTTTGAATTAAACACAGAGGTTAATTATTAGAGatgctggcatttttttttttctggaggggAGCGTATAGGCTTGTTTCTATATTAAGCTTCATTTCTTTATAAAGTGAAATGCAGGACAAACCTGACTGTAATGACATTTCACTGTACAGTTACTTTTGAGATagttaaaattgaaaaaatttaAGCTTCAAAATACTGTTGAGCTATATTAGAATGAAGTGCTCTAGTGTGTCATCATGGTGACTTCTGATAGGAAAAAAGATGTTCGGCTGTTGTTATCAGCATGTTATTAAGTTCTTGTAGGAATTCTCATTGTGAAGTGAGTAGTAATTAAGTTAGATTCATTGGATCATAGATCCATTGGTAAACATCTGATTCTTGGGAAACTTGCTAGACAGCAGTACATTTTAAGTAATCATCATTTATCTAAATAACTGACTAAGCTTGTCATAATTTCTTCTTGGGGAAAAACACAGTCTTGCTTTCTAAGCAGTATGAAAACAAGGGTTATATTTTATTCTTCAcagtaaatattatttcaagaataatatttttctttataagcTTTTACACAAGGCTCATTGTTCCTTTTGTTTGCACATTGGCAGCTAACTATACtctgttttaatgttttaaacCATCCGAAGCAAGCCTTAAGCCTACAGCTTAAGGCCCTTTGCTGTAAACGGTGTCTGCGTTTTCCAGCCAACTACTTGTAGCATGTCCCATAAAGAAAGGTGTTTAgcctggaaaaatgaaaatctcaTTGAGATCCCACTGGACAACAAGTAGtgtgttttgatgtttttgtCAGTGTTATGACATGACTAATCACTATGATTAGTGATACACAATACAATTTTACTCTTCAATTATTAAGCATTGGTGTGTGTAAAGTGGTACAGATGCTTTTCAAAGATTGTTATGCACAAAtagctttctgtttctttaaaacctTTTCCTCAGTTCTTTACTTATACAGATTCTTTTTGTGCCAGACTTGTTGGATACTGCAGGTGTTACAAAAACATTGACTGGCTTGTCTTTTTAGGTCGATTCAAACAGTAAGCAAATAAATACACCTGTTTAAAGGATTTGCTTTAAAAGTCAGATGGCAAAAAAGGGTAATGAAGAAATCAAAGTACATTCTTCAAGACCTCAAAGTACATTTTCTGATGGTGTCATTTCAAGAGTTCTGTGAAAATCCAGTAACTGCCCTTGTCTTGGCCTCACATCTTCATAATTGCATTGCTGTCCATAATCTTAACATAGTGCTTGAATTAACTTGGAAGTAAACTTTTAATTTGTAGTCACAAAAAGCCTCTGAAGTCTTTGAAATTTGACTGTCTTTAAGAGAAAAGGCACCTACAAGAGGAACAGCAATTTTATGACTTAAAAACTTCTAACACAGTTCAGGGTTTGATCCAGAGTAGCATATATCTGATGTTTGACAGTCAATTctgtaaaagacaaaaaatgttaGCTCTTAATTGTTGAAGACTTCTGTTTTGCGGTAGTGGAGACTGATAAATGTCAATGTTTTTATGCTCTGCATACTTTTTATCTACTTTTTATCTAAGTGTTccaaaagaagtttttaaatgTCCTTAATGTATTGTTGtggagttttttggttttgtttttttcaggtaggTGTGAAAGTAGGTGTTCGTACAAGAGGATGCAATGGACTCTCTTACACACTAGAATATACAAAATCAAAAGGAGACTCTGATGAAGAAGTAGTTCAAGATGGTGAGTTTCTAATGCAGCAGAGCAAAGTACTTTGGTTATGAGGAAGAGTAATGCATTACAGGTTTGCCAGGAGTTATATCAAGACCTCCAGCTGTTCTGTTATGGGAGTTACCACcttagtttcttttttgaacTAACTAGTTGATAAAAATTTAGCTTTGCAGACTCTGCAACAGATATTGCTTCAACAGAATAGTGTAGTGCATTGTTCACATCTTTGGAGTTGGATAATAGCAGatagagaaaaatacagaagagtACATATATAAAGAAATACTTTGCCAGCATACATAAACCAAGGCCTGCCCAAAGATTTTATTTACAAGGGATTTACCATGTTATCTTCTCTAATTAGTCCTGTGCATCATTgctttctaatttctttttaacctcTTTATGCCTTTATCTTTAAATTTCTCTGTAACAATGGGTTCCAtaattttgaatttctttttaaagctgttttcacCTGCTAGTTTTTAAGTATTCTACGCAATAATTTCCTTTAGAACTCCATGATCAATGCATTGCTGAAGTTCCTGTTGTGGTTTAATCCCAGCTGGTGACTAGGCCCCACACAGCCACTCTCACTCACCCAGCGTGAGATGCCGGGGGAGAATCAGAACAGTAAAAGTGGCTTGAGAAAACCCTTGAgctgagataaagacagtttaataggtactcaagcaaagcaaaataagggATTAATTCAAGTAATTCCCAttggcaggcaggtgttcagccatctccaggatAGTAGGGCTTCATTGTATGTAATGGTTAACTTGGAAAGAACAGTTACTTGCCATAACTCCAAACATCtcccccttctttcttcttcccaaaCTTTACTTTCTGCACGTGATGtcatatggtatggaatatccctcTGGTCAGTTGGgatcagctgtcccagctgtgttccctcccagcttcttgtgcaccccagtccagctgctggtggggtgaGAAACAAGAAGAGGTCTTGACTGTGTGAGCATTGCTCAACAATAACAAAAGCATCCCCGTGTGATCCATACTGTTTAgagcacaaatccaaaacctAGTCTCATGCCAGTTACTTAAAAGAAATTGAAGTCTATCCCAGCCAAAGCCAGCACCCATCTGagtatttttccagttttcataaCAATGCCTGTCAGTGGTCTTTGTGGCAACTACAGGCTTTTACAGAAACATAATagtgtttggtttgctttcttttttctgaaaagtttctaAAATTACTTCTTTGGAGGTAGTTGTCTTTTTAAAGGCACTACTGAACTCAGTTGTATTgtttcaggaatattttattttgttggcCAAGTAAGTGATTTGAGTAACTTCTCAGCTGCTAGTTGTCTTTAGAATAACAGTGAGCAACTCAGATTTTCTTAAACAGAGCATCAGTTGGCACTTCAGCAAGTTATTAAATTGAACCAGAATCTGTGGGATAGCGAATGCCATCTAATTCTGCAGATACCTCTTGATTTCAAATTCATCTGGTTTCTGGAGTTACTGCTTCTGCTTGACTCAGAGCTGTGCGAGATTTACAGggctgaaaagaaatttttcagaagGCATTTATTTCTGGCAtctgaaggaagagaaagcaattTCCCTCAGTCAGGCCAGAGTCTTTAAGGCCTGTACACTTGCCggtttgttttggttgctcCTAGTCAGATTTCATGTGAACACTGATTTTACATACCTCTGTGCTCAGAGTGGTGGCTTCCAGcacaaattttctgtctttttggcAGTTAAGTGACTGCTTGAGGGACCAGATCCATGAAGTCTTTCATTAAGTTTCACCTTCACAGTAACTGACAGTGAAGACTAAACCTCTTAAAAGACTTCATGGACCTCAAAAATCTGTAGGTGTATCCCGGTTCTCTACAGACTTGTGTTAGTAATGGATTTTGTCTCAATGCCTAATGTGAAGAAATAGCTTGCCAGCAATCTGTCCCATAACAATAAGTTTTTGTTGCCACTTAGTGATACGATttaccctttttatttttaatattgcaaACTCTGTGAACAGCTAATGCAGTCCACTCGCATGTTTTTGTCAGATTTGTAGTTTTAAGCTTAGTACCTTTCAAGAGAGGTAGATACTGCATGTACTTCAGACAAAGGAACTCCTTCTAGTTCCTAAAATTACCTCCTAATTCTTAATTCTTAAAGATTCTGATCCCTTGAAAGTTTACATGTTTGTCTTATTATAGGATTCAGACTTGCTAATAGTTTAAAATAGACCTAATAGCTTTGCAAAGTAAAAGGTTATCTTTTTCAGAGAGGAAGGTTAGTATTTTCAGGGGTTTGCGCCATCTTGCTGGATGCGGAGACTTTTCAGAATGTTAGGAAAAAAGCTATTGAATGTATTAATGGGAATTATTTATTGAAGCTGAGATTTTCCAAGTTCTACAGCTGAAGTCCGtgcatataattttaaaacctgtgCTCCTCCTTGCCCCCCAAAAATACAGTCACATGCACATGCAAATAAAAGTGCTAGACTGTTGCAAGAGGTTTATAGATGGAGTAAAAATAGAGATTAAACTGCCCCCCATGTTAGACTGGAAACTCGGTCTTTGGATTTACCTTCCATTTTTTGCTACTGAtcaaaagagaattttaaagtTATTGTAATACTGCtgtatctaatttttttttctttgttgtcttcAAGGGGTTAGAGTGTTCATTGAGAAGAAGGCACAACTGACACTTCTAGGAACTGAAATGGACTATGTAGAAGACAAACTGTCCAGTGAATTTGTCTTCAATAATCCAAATATCAAAGGAACATGTGGGTGTGGAGAAAGCTTTAACATCTGAAATCTGAGGACTGTTATTTTGAACACCCCAAAACACTATGATGGGTTTTGgaaacaaatgcattttcttcaggTCCATAGGCTGCTTAAAGTGGGGAtatcattaagaaaaataaagctagaaataattttgaaagtgaAAATTATGTGTTGAATTCTACCACATTAGTGTAGTTATGCTGTAATTTGTGAAGAGTTGAAATCCAAAAGGTAAGAACAGTAAAGTGCTCTAGTAACATCTCTGTACTTTCACATgctaaggaaataaaatctcGCTGTACTTTTTGTTTGTCATTTTCTTTGTCCACTCTACTGACACTTGCCCATCTAAAACCCATTTAGACTAATATATTGCCTGTATGTTTCGCTTGGATTTGAGGGAAGGCACAGGACACACCAAAAACCTGACCCATTTGCATGTGTTTGTTTACAAGACTTTGCATAGATGGGCACACAGTCACACATGGGCTTCAGAGTTCACTATGATTATTTAGATGCTTGCTGTGGTTTTCTAGTTTCCTGGTGCTTTCTTCTTGTGGGCTTTCTGCTGGTTTGTTTCCACGCAGATCTGGGGAAGTACAAAAAGAAGTTAATCTATTAATATACTGGTAGGCTGCCGTAGCACTGCTTGTAGAAACCCTCCAAAATGGGCTAACCCAGGTGTAATGCTGTGCCTTTCCTTGGTGAAAGCACAGTCTGGGCTGTACtaagaaaacagttttcaagAACATGAAGTATCAGGTACTAGAGTACTAAAGCAGAACACACCCAGGATTTTCTCAAATTTGTGGTGTACCTTTCTTGACTTAAATTGCAGAGTTGGTAAAACTGCCTCTGTTTTCTGATTCCCATGTTGACAGATTGTGCTGTCTGTGCATCAAAAGGAATGAGTGCtatttttgcagcagaaatccttcactttttttttttttttttttcagtcctacCTGCTCCTAACTTTGCTACAGCTTGAACTCATTTTCTAGCTCTGTAGATACTTGAGTTTTTCACTGAACAGCAACTTCTTTTAACttggcagcaggagaaaaatcacaCCATGGTATACCATTTTTAAGACCTTAGTATTACCTAATTGGTTTCAGTTACTGTACACAGTAATGAAAATAGTATGTTATAAtaagctattttttcctttggaacaCAAACATGTTCTTGTaatcagaattttgtttttgtaaacCATTGTTTTTCAAACTTCCATTGTCTTCAGCACTTCTTCCACTGGTGCTTAGGCAGAAGTGTAAATGTTTCCGGGCCTTTCCAAAGGCTGGTATGAAAAAAACTCTTCCATCCTTTAGGTGACATTGTGCAGCTAAGCTGCTCACTGGTGCAGCAGAGATGGTAAAAGGGTCTTCCTGTGCAGCTGATGGCAACAGCTGATGAAAAGTGTACCAATAAAAAGTAGAGGACAACAGGGATTGGCATCTTGCAGTGAAGGGCATGAAAGTGTTGAGATGGGAAGAGACCCTTGAGAAGGCTGTACTTGGAAAAGTCAGAGGACCCACAGATCTGGGCAATTGGACCCACATGCTAGTGGCCAACTTGGGAATTGCTATACACTGAAGACATAGGATTGTGG encodes the following:
- the ISCA1 gene encoding iron-sulfur cluster assembly 1 homolog, mitochondrial isoform X1 — its product is MASSVVRATVRAVSKRKIQATRAALTLTPSAVQKIKQLLKDKPEHVGVKVGVRTRGCNGLSYTLEYTKSKGDSDEEVVQDGVRVFIEKKAQLTLLGTEMDYVEDKLSSEFVFNNPNIKGTCGCGESFNI
- the ISCA1 gene encoding iron-sulfur cluster assembly 1 homolog, mitochondrial isoform X2 codes for the protein MASSVVRATVRAVSKRKIQATRAALTLTPSAVQKIKQLLKDKPEHVGVKVGVRTRGCNGLSYTLEYTKSKGDSDEEVVQDALLSARDVIWYGISLWSVGISCPSCVPSQLLVHPSPAAGGVRNKKRS